Proteins from a genomic interval of Candidatus Stygibacter australis:
- a CDS encoding TetR/AcrR family transcriptional regulator: protein MGTSERKERERELRKRSILTAAHRIFMEKGFDNTTMDDIADAVELSKGAVYFYFKSKSELCLSILLESLKVISASFDQISGEAIKGIDKLKKIFDVYYDFQEENPQFLNAIINFRHHRADCDHESEILQATLQENDKINIILKNCIVSGKADGSIDNTLNEEMLANSLWGQINGLLPNMILANKEHNEIYHTSQDLYKFSNSLIIKAIQR from the coding sequence ATGGGTACATCAGAACGCAAAGAAAGAGAACGTGAGCTCAGGAAAAGGTCAATTCTCACTGCTGCTCACAGGATCTTTATGGAGAAAGGTTTTGATAATACAACAATGGATGACATTGCTGATGCTGTTGAATTAAGTAAAGGAGCAGTATATTTCTATTTTAAATCTAAATCCGAACTCTGCCTCTCAATTCTGCTGGAAAGCCTGAAAGTTATTTCTGCCAGTTTCGATCAGATAAGCGGAGAAGCAATAAAAGGAATAGATAAACTAAAAAAGATCTTCGATGTTTATTATGATTTTCAGGAAGAAAATCCGCAGTTTTTAAATGCGATCATCAATTTCAGGCATCACCGGGCAGATTGTGATCACGAAAGCGAGATACTGCAGGCAACCTTGCAGGAGAATGATAAGATCAATATAATCTTAAAAAACTGTATTGTTAGCGGTAAGGCAGATGGCTCAATTGATAATACACTTAATGAAGAGATGCTGGCTAACTCTCTTTGGGGACAGATAAATGGGTTACTACCAAATATGATCCTTGCCAATAAGGAACATAATGAGATATATCATACGTCTCAGGACCTTTATAAATTTTCCAATTCCTTGATCATAAAAGCGATTCAGAGATAA
- a CDS encoding 4Fe-4S dicluster domain-containing protein, translated as MRESQLDWLPGYDKKFAEVTHDMVNDLEKCLQCGKCTSQCPAAKISSYNPRRIIRDLRVGNIEKVISSQELWLCFFCGSCYAVCPRDINFPYAVAMIRYAALDKGYGWSEVQKVKDPYAQDYYKTGLSVSPHETNLGVKKEVAKNSHTDGRMSSVREKMGIAPEREVSEQAISEIRFIADATGMTDLFKDIDKKENKEKQWNYGSPADMVKIKRAGNDKFEDLQDKED; from the coding sequence ATGAGAGAATCTCAATTAGACTGGCTGCCCGGGTATGATAAAAAATTCGCTGAAGTCACACATGATATGGTCAACGACCTTGAGAAATGCCTGCAATGCGGGAAATGTACTTCACAATGTCCTGCCGCCAAGATATCTTCTTACAATCCAAGGAGAATAATCAGGGATCTTAGGGTAGGAAATATTGAAAAGGTGATCAGTTCACAAGAACTCTGGCTGTGTTTTTTTTGCGGCAGCTGTTATGCTGTTTGTCCACGTGATATTAATTTCCCTTATGCCGTCGCTATGATCCGCTATGCAGCATTAGATAAAGGTTATGGCTGGAGTGAAGTACAAAAAGTGAAAGATCCCTATGCTCAGGATTACTATAAAACCGGATTGAGTGTAAGTCCTCATGAAACAAATTTAGGCGTAAAGAAAGAGGTCGCGAAAAATTCCCACACTGATGGCAGGATGTCTTCCGTGAGAGAAAAAATGGGAATTGCCCCGGAGAGAGAGGTTTCCGAGCAGGCCATAAGTGAGATCAGATTCATAGCTGATGCTACAGGTATGACAGATCTTTTCAAAGATATTGATAAAAAGGAAAATAAAGAAAAACAATGGAATTATGGAAGTCCTGCAGATATGGTAAAGATCAAACGTGCCGGTAACGATAAATTTGAAGATCTTCAAGATAAGGAGGACTAA
- a CDS encoding CoB--CoM heterodisulfide reductase iron-sulfur subunit B family protein — translation MPRQEILDKIKVSEKMFLFKPCVGSNKYPGIITSAEDIFPKLDVEIETSEDQACCGGFLTFTNVAQPTSTMPAVARNLALAEEKGLDTITLCNGCYTFLTEFGHFMNDRPPVKGVVNVILSMIGREFKGSQSVYHSIEILYKLKDKIRERTIRPLEGMKFATHYGCHYLFAFKKTAIDDPFMPSVIEELVRDMGGEIVEYPEARSCCGTGLTQVILHKEEISLPHTKTKLDSIQSVKPDAVIGVCPYCIAQLDRMQQKFNYRKIGKYETPVIHITQLIGLALGIEEKRLGFGAHAISFDKFMQKFHKLEKARGEKNG, via the coding sequence ATGCCGCGGCAAGAGATATTAGATAAAATAAAAGTTTCTGAGAAAATGTTCCTTTTCAAACCCTGTGTGGGAAGCAATAAATATCCAGGTATTATTACCTCAGCTGAAGATATATTCCCCAAACTGGACGTTGAGATTGAAACGAGTGAAGATCAAGCATGCTGCGGAGGTTTTTTAACTTTTACAAATGTAGCACAACCGACCAGTACCATGCCGGCTGTAGCAAGAAACCTGGCTCTGGCGGAAGAAAAAGGGCTGGATACTATCACGTTGTGCAACGGCTGTTATACATTCCTTACTGAGTTCGGCCATTTCATGAACGATCGACCTCCTGTGAAAGGAGTTGTTAATGTCATTCTTTCTATGATAGGGCGGGAATTCAAAGGTTCACAGAGCGTATATCATTCCATAGAGATACTATACAAGCTAAAAGATAAGATCAGAGAGCGAACGATAAGACCTTTGGAAGGGATGAAATTTGCTACTCATTACGGCTGTCATTATTTATTTGCCTTTAAAAAGACAGCTATCGACGATCCTTTTATGCCTTCTGTGATTGAAGAACTGGTAAGAGATATGGGTGGTGAGATCGTTGAATATCCTGAAGCTCGCAGTTGCTGCGGAACCGGGTTAACACAGGTTATACTACATAAGGAAGAGATCTCATTACCTCACACTAAAACGAAACTGGATAGTATTCAGTCAGTTAAACCTGATGCTGTTATTGGTGTTTGCCCATATTGTATTGCACAATTAGACAGGATGCAACAGAAATTCAATTATCGAAAGATCGGTAAATATGAGACTCCTGTTATCCATATAACCCAATTGATCGGGCTGGCTCTGGGAATAGAAGAAAAGAGACTTGGCTTCGGTGCTCATGCTATCAGTTTTGATAAATTCATGCAGAAATTCCATAAACTGGAGAAAGCAAGAGGAGAGAAGAATGGCTAG
- a CDS encoding CoB--CoM heterodisulfide reductase iron-sulfur subunit A family protein, protein MARIGVFICHCGINISSTVDVEKVTATVKELPDVAFAMDYKFMCSSPGQNMIRNAIREHELNRIVVASCSPSMHLPTFQKALLNEQMNPYLISMANIREQCSWVTKDREAATQKALDLVTRQIKRVSHQDELFDIDVELHKTALVIGGGIAGIQAALDIADGDRKVILVEKSPSLGGKMAQLDETFPTLDCSQCILTPKMVEVAQHPNIRIMVNSTIGKVDGFVGNFKVTINRKATYVDEDKCIGCGVCQSKCPSEVAPNEFNAGLEKRPSIYIPFPQAVPAVPIIDPENCLKLTKGTCGICEKVCPAEAIRYDDEPKEIEVEVGAIIAAIGYREMNPSVYTEYGGNRYPDVITGLQFERLVSSTGPTGGELIRLSDGKVPRRIVFVKCVGSRDEDKGHTYCSGICCMYTAKHAMLYKHHVPDGDAYVCYIDIRSPGKSYDEFVRRAIEEDDVRYLRGRAGRIMKLKNGQYRVYTEDTLIGRPVAIDADMVVLASAVEPQGDAIKLAQILGISYDKDGFFNEAHPKLKPVETATAGIFLAGACQGPKDIPASVQQGSAAAAKVLSLFARDTLKKSARIAMVDPSACTGCLTCAYVCHYSAIEEADFGRRKVSKVISGKCQGCGACVATCKGSAITLAGFSDDELFEEIVL, encoded by the coding sequence ATGGCTAGAATAGGTGTATTTATCTGTCATTGCGGTATCAATATCTCCTCTACGGTAGATGTGGAAAAAGTAACTGCGACCGTAAAGGAACTCCCGGATGTAGCTTTCGCTATGGATTATAAATTCATGTGTTCTTCACCCGGACAGAATATGATCCGGAATGCGATAAGAGAGCACGAGCTTAACAGGATCGTGGTTGCTTCGTGTTCACCCAGCATGCATCTTCCTACCTTCCAGAAAGCTTTATTGAACGAGCAGATGAATCCTTATCTCATTTCAATGGCTAATATACGTGAACAATGCAGCTGGGTTACCAAAGATCGAGAGGCAGCAACCCAGAAAGCATTAGACCTGGTCACCCGTCAGATCAAACGGGTTTCCCACCAGGATGAATTATTTGATATTGATGTTGAATTGCACAAAACCGCCCTTGTAATTGGTGGTGGTATTGCCGGAATACAGGCTGCTCTTGATATTGCTGATGGTGACAGAAAGGTGATCCTGGTAGAGAAGAGCCCTTCACTGGGTGGGAAAATGGCTCAACTGGATGAAACATTCCCGACCCTGGACTGCAGTCAGTGCATTCTTACACCGAAAATGGTCGAAGTTGCCCAGCATCCCAATATCCGGATCATGGTTAATTCCACTATAGGTAAGGTTGATGGTTTTGTGGGGAATTTTAAGGTAACAATCAACCGTAAAGCTACTTATGTAGATGAAGATAAATGTATCGGATGCGGAGTATGTCAAAGTAAATGCCCTTCCGAAGTTGCTCCAAATGAATTCAATGCCGGACTGGAGAAAAGGCCTTCGATCTATATTCCCTTTCCGCAGGCAGTTCCGGCTGTTCCAATAATTGATCCTGAAAATTGTCTGAAACTAACTAAAGGGACATGCGGTATTTGTGAGAAAGTATGCCCTGCTGAGGCGATTAGATATGATGATGAACCGAAGGAAATAGAAGTAGAAGTGGGAGCAATTATTGCTGCGATCGGTTATCGGGAAATGAATCCCAGTGTCTATACAGAATACGGCGGTAACAGATATCCTGATGTGATCACAGGCCTGCAGTTTGAAAGACTGGTATCTTCCACAGGACCCACCGGTGGCGAGTTGATTCGTTTAAGTGACGGTAAGGTTCCCAGACGAATAGTATTTGTGAAATGCGTAGGCAGCCGTGATGAAGATAAAGGGCACACATACTGCAGCGGTATCTGCTGTATGTATACAGCTAAACATGCTATGCTTTATAAACATCACGTACCAGATGGAGACGCTTATGTATGCTATATTGATATAAGGTCTCCAGGTAAAAGTTATGATGAATTTGTCCGAAGAGCGATCGAAGAAGATGATGTACGTTATCTTCGTGGAAGAGCAGGTAGGATCATGAAGTTAAAAAATGGTCAATACCGGGTTTACACAGAAGATACTCTGATAGGCAGACCTGTAGCCATTGATGCGGATATGGTTGTTCTGGCAAGTGCGGTTGAACCTCAAGGTGATGCGATCAAATTAGCCCAGATACTGGGAATAAGTTACGATAAGGACGGATTTTTCAATGAAGCTCATCCTAAACTTAAACCGGTTGAAACAGCTACTGCCGGCATTTTCCTGGCGGGAGCATGCCAAGGTCCTAAAGACATTCCTGCCAGTGTTCAGCAAGGAAGTGCAGCTGCTGCAAAAGTGCTTTCCCTGTTTGCCAGGGATACTCTTAAGAAATCAGCCAGGATCGCGATGGTCGATCCTTCCGCCTGCACCGGTTGTCTAACCTGTGCCTACGTTTGTCATTATTCAGCGATTGAAGAAGCGGATTTCGGCAGAAGAAAGGTTTCTAAGGTCATATCAGGTAAATGT